TCTTAAAAGGAATTTGTTCAAGGGGTTTCTGAAGCAGGCTATTAGGGAACAAAGGTAGGAGGAAACAGAGGGTACAGTATCAGGATATTGAACAGTGATTAAGTGTTTGAGAGGTGTTTAATGTCACAAGTGGGTATGCACATAAATACATCATGGAGACAGTATTCCAAATTgggttggaaaaaaaattaacaatgttCCTTTCCTACTAACTCTGTTAACTTCACCATTAGATGAATATTAAATTGTTTCAAGCATAATAAAAGTGACACATCACCTCTCCATAATCTTTGCATGTGGCTCAGACAATCACATGACACGTTTTactgtcagtgtggatgaagcttATTGCGTTTGGGAGACAGAAGTGACATTTGGTACTTTTTAAATCTTTCCTCCCCGTTTCAATATATCTTCAGACCAAAGTTTGTTAATAGTCATTTTTCATTTCACTGAAGTATGTAAAATCCTGCTGTAAAGTATGTTTAAGTGAAAGAAAAATTAGTTAAACCAGTGTGTGGACAGCTGCTGGTGAGAGAGATACTTCCAAGGAAAGAATTGCGGCAATACCATGTTTGTTATTGCCCCCATCCTGCTGCTTTTTCACCCCTTGATTTGTTGGCAGACTCTGAACATAATGAACTCAGAATACGAATTGTACAGCCATACAAATTGGAGCTTTTCAAAAAGATGAGCCACAAAATAATTCTATTCTACATTGATGTCATTAAATTCTAGAGTCTGCTGTCATCACATTCTGTGTTGTTGCCATGTTAGTTTCACATGCAGCTTAAGCATTCAttttctggctttttccatctaCACAAGGCATTTTTTGGCTTAAGGATGATGATCTAGAAAGGAAGGGAAGACAGTTTGGATTAAAGTTAACATGGGAAAATGCTTAAGGTAAgcccttaaaaacaaaacaaaataaaaccaaacataACACTTCATGTGTTTCATGCTTCGTGTGCTAAAGAACATTGAAAATATTCATAAGACAAGCGTTAGTGCTTGCTTTAGTTTCCCACAATAACAGGAGTGTCTCTATATTTAGTTGGAACATCCTCTACAGAGAGGTTCTGCTTCTCCCacagttaatatttttaatacaaaTCAGTAAACAGGATATAAGAATATATTACTTCTTTAAATATGCTAGTTTAATAGTCTTGAACAGATgttgtaatttattatttttaaaaacataagttCTATTTTTCTTCCTGGGGATCCTTTAGTCCTGGGGGCCTTTCATGGATCTCCTTTATCTTTCTTTCCACCTTCTCTGAATCTTTCAATTTCCTTCCCCAAGCTTTAGGAGAAGTGGGCAGGTACTTACAGAGGTGGTCTTCTGTCTACACATGCTTTCTTTGGGGTACATCTGTATGACCACCAACTTCAGCTAccttatttttcttattccctaTTGTTTCCCTATTGGGTAAGATGGATATTATTCCTCAGGAGGCTTGGCAGGTCTCCACTTTgctccctatttttttttcctcatttgacCCTTTTTTCACTCTAGCTGCTGCAAAGAGGACCAGAACTTCCAACCAAATTGTACTGAAGATCAAGTTACTTCACACCCCCAGCATCATGAAGCCTCTTCTATTTTACGACAACATAAATTTCTTAATCTTAAAACATATCGTCCTTCTGCAACATATGAAGTCAGTTCAGCCACAGGAAGTAGAAAATTATCTCATCCATCAGATACATCTACTCATTCAATTCTCTATGCAAGAAGACAATCTTTATCTGATAGACTTAGAAAAAGCAATCTTTCCCTTTATCAGAGACAAAGTAGAGCTAACTTTGATTCTCAAGAAGATGAAGATGATTCAAAATCTTCAGGCCATTTTGGTGCCTTTAGATACCGAAGACGTCTTTCTTCCCCTAAACTCAGTATAGTTTCCTATTATAATACTAACATGTTTTTTGATCCTCAACCAAGAAGTCGGGAGAAGTTTAActcaaatgaaattaaaatcttttctaGAAGACAAAGTCATCCTGGTACAGAAAAACGTATAAGCTTCTCTAAGCCTGAATATAGCTTTTTCAATTTAGAAGCAAAAACTATTTCTTCACCCCATGGTAACACTGCTGACAGAGCCTCCCTTCAACaagacatggcatctttcttttctcttccaaCTATTAATTCCTCTGCCTCTATAGCAAATAAATTTGCCATTGCTTTGGAAGAAAGTGACCATTTAAGTAAAGAGTCAAAAGACTCCCCTCATTTCAAGTCTCACAGTCACAGCACCAGTCATTCTCCAAGTATGACTCAACAGCGTCTTTCTCAAACTTCCCCTATCTTCCATAAAGTTGGATATTCTTCATCTTATAAAAATTCCAATAGCTTTGCCCTATCTCAAAGTGAAGTTACTTCAGGCCCCTTTGAAGAGGAAAACATTTCTGTCTCCTCCCAAGATGAAGACAAACCTTCGCCTATTGAAATTCCTAAGATAAGGTCATCTCAGATTTTATTCTGTCTTAGAAGGGCAGCTTAAATCAGATTTCACACCAGTTACACACCAGAGTCTGTAGAAATCAGTGGCTTCTTTTTTTAGAAGTTTCCTCTCCCCACTAAGCTTCACTGCATTTTCCGAAAAAGAGTCCTACAGTGTAGTCTAATTACGGTAATTTTGAAAGTTAGTTTATTGACATTATTGGAATATAGAAGTAAAAAATGACTGTCTCAGAATTTTTTAAGATTATTCCTTAAAGGTTGACTAGTCCCAAATTTCTAAGGGATACATTTGTGGTGTGAAAATAACAACAAACTTATAGGTTGTATAAATGAGTACATTTTAGTGCCTTCTTTTTTCCTACTCTAATCGTTAAACATAATATTCTTACATAACTTGTAGAGCTATGTTGATCAATTCACACAATTAAATTTTTATCAGGCTTGCTAGCTATACATCTCATGTCATACTGATAATGTTTTTATTAACTCAAGAATTAAATTATAGACaatcatggtggcacatgcctgaaatcccattagcttgggaggctgaggcaagaggatggcaagtttgagaccagctttaGCAAGTTAGAGAGGCaataagcaatttagggagaccctgttttaaatttttttaaaaaataaaaagggcttgggaataGCTCAGtattaaagtgcctctgggttcaattctcagtacagcCACCCCCACTGTTAAAGAATCAAGTTATAAGTAAACAATATTTAATGCAAATATGTAGATTATTTAGAAACAAGATATTTtaagtaaattttaaatatacattttaatatgCCTTCGTATACGCACAAATCTGAAGATTCAAAGAACTCTGAAATCAAGGATAAGAAGTATGTATGTCAGTATCCCAAAatggtatttttaaaagtattttacagATTTCTTTCATTaaacaaaaattatatttatcaAAATAACTAAGTGAAAAATGAATATAAGCAATTAAAGATATTGAAGTTAGAATATAGTTAAGGCTTTTTAAGAGGAGAGGAATTTGCATTATTTTCAATGATTTATCATAATAAATGCTTTCCAAATCTATATCCTTAGGCTAAgatgttgtttttatatttatggtttTCTCTTCCCCTtcgtatatattcttttaaaatatttttttttaattttaattttttttagttgtgatgACATACATATCACAAAATTTATCATTGTTACCATGTTTAAATGTACAGGTCAGTGTCATAAATACATTTACTTTGTTGTACAACCTGCACCATCATTAATCTCTACAATTCTTTTCATTCTGCAAAAATGAAACTGCACTCAGTAAACAATAACTCTCTCCATTCTTCTCTCCCCCAGTTCTTGTCAATAGTCATTCTACTTTCTAAGATTCTGATTAGTTCATAGTGCCTCATATAAGTAGAATTGTATAGTATTATAGAGACTgctttgcttcacttagcatagtgtCCTCAAGGTTTATTCATGTTGTAGCATATGTCAATGTTCTTTTTCAAGGTTGAATAATTTTCTATTAGGTGTGTGTACCACATTTtgcttattcattcatctatcaaTGGACAAACTGAGTTGCTTTTATGTTTGAACAGTTGTGAATAATACTGCTATGAACATAATTGTGCTAATACCTCTTTGAGACCTTACTTTTAATTCTTTTGAGTCTATACCCAGAAGTGAAATTGCTGGATCATcaagtaattctatttttaattttgggggaacatattgttTTTCATTGTTGCTGCACTATTTTATATTCCCACCCAGAGTGCACAAGACTCCAATTTCTCCTCTACTTTGCAAaaaattgttgttttgttttattatagTGGCCATCCTCCTGGGTTTAATATGGTATctaattttggttttgatttacataTCCCTAGCAATTACTGGTGCTGAGCCTCTTTTGATCTGATCACTGGACTTTGTAGgtcttctttgaagaaatatctgttcaagtcctttgcccattttttaaatcAGGTTCTTTGCTcagtttttgttgttgagttttttgagttctttgtatattctggattttGGGCCCCTAACTACAGATATATATGACTTTCACATATTTTCTACCAATGTGTGGATTGCCCTTTTACTTTGTTGATCGTGTTCCTTGATGCACAGAAGttttatccatttttttcttatattgtcTGTTCATTTGTTCTTGTatccaagaaatcattgccaaatccaatgccatgaagtttttttctgttttcttctaagagttgtaTAGTTTTGACTTTTGAAATTAGGTCTTTGatatattttgagttgatttGAGGGACTGATGTTAAGTAAAAATCCagcttcgtttttttttttttttttttggcatgtagATATCATTTTCCCAACACTCTTTGTTAAATGTACTGTCTTTTCTCCATTAATAGATCTTGGCATActtgtcaaaaatcagttggACAAATATGTGTGGGTTTACTTCTGGGATCTATATTATAATCcattggtctacatttttgtttttatggcAGTACCAAACTGCTTTAATTGCTGTAGCTTTGTTGTAAGTTTTGAAAAGAAGAAATGTGAGATCTTCAAcgttgttcttctttttcaaagATTGTTTGACTACTGAGGATCCCTTGAGATGCCAAATGAATTTCAGAatagatttttctatttctatcaaaaaattattggtattctgagagggattgcattgaatatgtAGATCACTTTGGGTAGTATTGACATGTAAATAATATTAAATCTTCAAGTCATAACATTGTGTATCTTTCCATTTCTGTCTTCTTTAGCATTCTTCCAGCAATGTTTTATTGTTTTCAGCATACAAGTCTTtcctttattaaatttattttatgcttTATAAATTAGATTATTTTTAGAATCCTTTTTATATAACTTATTGTTAGTGTATAGAAATACAACtgaatattttttattgattttatatcctgaaactttgctgaatttattattttttaaaagttttattgtgTATGTGGAatctttagggttattttttcccCTACATGTAAAATCATATTGTCTGCGAAAGAAAGATTATTTtgcttcttcttttctaatttggATACCTTTTATTTCTTCATCTTACCTAATTGCTCTGACTCAgacttcaagaactatgttgaatgaaAATGCAGGCACCCTTGCCTTGCACCTGTTTCTAAAGGAAATGTTCTCAGTATTTCTCCATTAATTATGATATTATCTGTGGGCTTTTCATATGTAGTCTTTACTATGTTAAAGTTGCTTCTATTTTTAActtgtttaaaaatttttatcatgAAAGTGTGCTGAgttttgttaaatgcttttttcTGATTTAAGGGAGATGATAATGTGGCTTTTCCCCCATCATTTTGTTAATATGATATATTATTTTGGTTTGATTTTAGTATTTTGAACTATCCTGGCATCCCACGAATAAATCCTACTTGGTCATGGTGTTTACTCATTCTAATGTATGTTCTGTTTGCTACCATTTGAGGACTTTTTGCATCAATATTCATCAGGGAtaatcatcagggatatctctggCTTTGGTATTAGGATGAtgctgacctcatagaatgaatctgGAATTGTTTTCTCCTCTTCCATTGTTTTGGAAAATTTTAAGGAGGACTAATGTgtattcttctttaaatgtttggtagaattcaagAGTGAAGCCATCTATCTAGTCCTGGATTTTGCCTTGCTGGATGGTTTTTGATTATTGATTCAACCTTCTTACTAGTTGTAGGCCCGCTCatattttgtttcttcctgattcagacttaaagataagaatcatatgatcctctcaatagatgcagaaaaacattctacaaaatacatcacccttttatgttcaaaacactagaaaaactagggataacaggtacttacctcaatattgtaaaagttatctatgctaagcgccaggccaacatcattctaaatggagaaaaaatgaaagtatttcctctaaaaactggaacaagacagggatgccctctttcaccacttctctttaacatagttcttgaactctagccagagcaattaaaaaaaaaattaaaggaacacagataggaaaagaagaactcaaattagcactatttgctgatgatgattctatacatagaagacccaaaaaattccaccagaaaacttctggaaCTAGTGAGTGAATatggcaaagtagcaggatataaaatcaatacccataaatcaaaggcatttctatatgtcagtgacaaatcctctgaaagagaaatgaggaaaactataccatttacaatagcctaaaaaaccaaaacaaaaaacaaaacacctgggaatcaatttaaccaaagaagtgaaagacctgtacagtgaaaattacagaacattaaagagagaaattaaagaagaccttagaaaatggaattaCATTtaatgatttctgtatgttgaaacaaccttgcatccctgggatgaaccccacttgattgtggtgcactatctttttgatatgcttttgtatttactttgcattttattgagagtttttgcatctgtgttcattagagatattggtctgaagttttctttctttgatgtgtctttgtctggttttggaatcagggtgatattggcctcatagaatgagtttggaaatgttccctctttttctatttcatgaaataatttaaggagtattggtattagttctcctTTAAGGtttttgtagaactcagctgtctatccatctggtcctaggctttttgtggttggtaggcttctgatggtgtcttctatttcattgcttgaaattgatctgtttaacttgtgtatatcatcctgattcagtttgggcaaatcatgtgactctagaaatttgctgATGCCTttgtaattttctattttattggagtacaaattttcaaaataagaaattttttaaattattttctgtatttctgtagtgtctgtcatgAAATTTCCTGTTTCATCACAGATgtcagtaatttgagttttcttcctccttctctttattaacatggctaaaggtttatcaattttatttattttttcaaagaaccagctttttgttttgtcaattttttcaattgtgtcttttgtttcaatttcattgatctcaactataattttaattatttcctgtcttctactgctttagatgttgatttgttcttctttttctagggctttgagatgtaatgtaagttcatttatttgttgactttttcttcttttgaggaatgaactccatgcaatgaactttcctctgagtactgccttcatagtgtcccagagattttgattatgtagtatcagtgttctcatttacctctaagaattttttaatctcttctttgatgtcttttgcaacctgtTGTTCTTTCAataacatattatttagtctccaggtgttggagtagcttctattttttattttatcattgatttctaatttcattctattataaTCTGATACAATGCAggctagtatctctacttttttgtatttgctaagagttgctttgtggcataatatatggccaattttagagaaggatccatgtgctgctgagaagaaagtgtaatcGCTTGTTGATGGATaaggtattctatatatgtcagttaagtctaagtttattgattgttttattgtgttctgtagtttctttgtttagcttttgttggAAGATATAtcggtggtgaaagaggtgtgttaaaatcacccagaATTATTCTATATCTGATTTTGTTTACAGATATACTAACTTTATAAAATGAGATGAATGATATCACTTCTTTTTTCCATAGAAGAGTTTGACtaagtgtggaaagccacctgtgAAGTGAAATGTGTAAGGACCTTTTCAACATTGAAGCCAGTGAAGGGGTAGATCCAGTATTTGGGAACTTATAGTGGCACTCGCACTATTAAGACCACCCAATACAAGTGAACTCCCCCTCAGCTCTTCCCTTAAAGGTCCTGTGCAGCAAgggagatgggtgtgacctgttAGAACCTGAGCACCCTACCTGCCCCCACCTGTATCCTGTTTTGGTGAAGAACTTTCTATCAAATCTCTTTGATCTGTTCTGATATAAATAAACTGGGTGTGGGCCCTGTTCTTTGTCAGAAGTTGTACCCATCTGGTCAGATTGGTCCATGGTTGTCCCCATTCtgaacctatatttctgttttctgtgtTATTTCATAGTACTacttttcttagcttttattatTTCTCAGCCAACCCATCCCTCTGAAGGAGAACCCTTTCCCTCACCATGCAGGATGTGAGCGAGAACTAAGTCTAATTCTTTGGATATTTGGTAGAATTTGTTATAcaactgttgtgtgtgtgtgtgtatgtgtgtgtgtgtgtgtgtgtatggaaggGGAGGAGAAAGAGAGTAGATATATAATTCTGAGTTAGTTTATTTAATGTCTAAAGGAATATTCAAGTTTCTATTCTTATAAAGAATAATAGATTTACTGAGATACTATATACGTACCATAAAATTTCCTATTAAGCATACAGTTAATTGGGTAGTTTTTATTTGGTCATGGAGTTGCCCATTTTTAAGTTGGTTATTTCTTTATTGTTGAGTTGTAAcagttcttttttaatatatagtCCTTCCTCAAATATAAGATTTATAAGTATTCTCTCCTATTCTGTGGAGTATCAGATTATTAATTCAtatggtttttttcctaagaGTTTTTTAGTTTAGATCTTATATTTAGTTTTTTGATACATTTTGAgtgaatttttatatataatataaaagttCAGTTTCATCCTCTTGCATGTAGATATTCATTTGTCCCAGCCCAATTTATTGAAGAGTATTGCCTTCTCTGCTAAATTGTCTTCAAAATCTTGTCAAAATAATTGACCAAAAATGTAAAGACTTATTTCCAGACTCTTAATTCTTAATAGATTCTTAATGTCTAGTCCATATGTCTATCCTTATGCAGGTACCACACTctcttgattactgtagctttgtagtaGATTTCCAAATCAGAAAGTATGAGgcctccactttttttcttctttaacaagaattttgactattctgggtcctttgcatttccataagggacacaaacaaacacacacacaccacacacacataacaTATATATCTGATATATATGTTAGATACACTTTGAGATCATTGTAATGgaatattttctttaattatgCTTTTTAGGTATATTTGGTACTTTTTAGATATAtttgccctttttaaaatattttatttagagatggagtctcactaagttgctcagtacctcactaagtttctgaagctggctttgaactcatgaccctcctgcctcttgagccattggaattacaggcatgtaccacacaTGCCAGACttccataggaattttaaaatcagttttccAATTTCTGGGGGGAAAATTCCAGATGAAATTTAATAGGAATTGCTTTGAATCTGTAGTTAAATTCAGGAGCATTTCTGTCTTAATAGTACTATCTTAATAATCTTATAATGCTACTTAATAGTACTGTCTTTCAATTCACAAACATGAAATTTCATTTTAGACTTATTAGATCTTATTTACTTTCAATGATGTTTGTAGTTTTAATAAAGTCTTGGAATTCTTTATTAAATGCATTTCTAAGaattactttcttttttaaaaaaaaatgtttttgtagttatagatggacagcatacctttattttatttgtttatttttatgtggtgctgaggatcgaacccagtgcctcacacgtgcaaggcaggccactgagctacagccccagccccaagaattgTTTTCTTATAAATCATATCACAgatcaaattgttttcttcattttgtcTTTGGAATGTTCATTGCTTTATAAAAATTCAGTTCATTTTTGTTCATTGATCTCATATCCTGTAACCCTTCTcaactttttatttgttctaataggAGGTAGgggtgatatgtgtgtgtgttccatAGAATTTTTTGTGTACAAGGTGATGTTACCTATGAATagaga
Above is a genomic segment from Callospermophilus lateralis isolate mCalLat2 chromosome 14, mCalLat2.hap1, whole genome shotgun sequence containing:
- the Rmdn2 gene encoding regulator of microtubule dynamics protein 2 isoform X1, which translates into the protein MGKCLSCCKEDQNFQPNCTEDQVTSHPQHHEASSILRQHKFLNLKTYRPSATYEVSSATGSRKLSHPSDTSTHSILYARRQSLSDRLRKSNLSLYQRQSRANFDSQEDEDDSKSSGHFGAFRYRRRLSSPKLSIVSYYNTNMFFDPQPRSREKFNSNEIKIFSRRQSHPGTEKRISFSKPEYSFFNLEAKTISSPHGNTADRASLQQDMASFFSLPTINSSASIANKFAIALEESDHLSKESKDSPHFKSHSHSTSHSPSMTQQRLSQTSPIFHKVGYSSSYKNSNSFALSQSEVTSGPFEEENISVSSQDEDKPSPIEIPKIRYITANTDTEEQSFPGTKAFNTHVEELKLDALLQKADHLRINESGKMESFELLCDYKEKFKDEAEYMWRLVRAYGDMSELSTNTQEKKHYANIGKTLGERAVARAPMNGYCHLWYAVLCGQVSEFEGLQNKVNYGYCFKEHLDIAITLLPEEPFVYYLKGRYCYTISKLSWIEKKMAATLFGKVPSSNVQEALHNFLKAEDLHPGYSVPNYMYLAKCYIDLHENQNAWKVCHLALLLPVVTKEDREANKEVKKVMTSLKRLLDFEETRKTTECPD